The sequence TATAGAGGAGGCTGATGGCAACACAAATGAAAACTATCAACTTTTATGTGTCATCCCTGGTCTAGCCTGAGTTTACTGTGAGGTCGTATTTAAGCCACTGAGGATGCCTGGCATTTCCTCTGTATGCCTTTTATACCATTTACAGTTCAAAGGATGGTCTTTACAGTCTGACAGGGCTAGATCTGAAATCTAATTCCACCACTTCCTAGGTGTGTGACTCAGGGCAAGTAACTTCTgtcagctttctcatctataaaatggagatgtaaGACAAAAATCTGCCTCTCAGGGTTATAAAGAACAAATATGAATTAGATGTAAAGAGCTtggtaagttctcaataaattctATCTATCTGTCCTTCACAGGTCAAGCTCCTGCTTATAAAGTCTTTCCAGTCTACTCTGTCACAGTGATTTTCCCTTCCTCTAAATACTTGACATATTTTAATTCTACAActcatttgaaaattaatcatGGTTTACACTGTGATATCTGTATTCACATAtcacttttaacattttgatGCTGAAATTTAGGCTCACAAGGAATGAAAACTGTAATTTATATCTACAAATAAGATGCCTCTATATTGTTGGAAAGGATCTGATATCAAATATTTGGTCTCACTGACCTCTTAGGAACATTCTTATTTGTCTGTGTAAGcttattttgagattttaaacGTATGATCATCTTACTTTTACTTCTCTATACATGGCTTCTAGCACAATACTTAACATTAGAGTCTGTGATCCCAAGTTCTCAAAATTAATGATTTGCTGATTGCTGATGATCCTTAACACATAATATCTGAGCATCTTTTTAAATATCTGCCATAACattgtatctatttttattaaatcatttcCCAGTCTTCCCTGAAGTTTACAAATATGTTTGCTTTATATGCATGTTCTGGGCTCTCACATTTTGTACCTATTAGCACACTGTTATTATATTCTAATTATTCCTTCATGTTCCTTGAGGTCAGAGAACACAGATTTCAACTTTGCAGGCTCAGCCTCAGCTCAAAACCTGGcatagttgctcaataaatactttactGAATAGACTGTGAGCTTTTGTTGGGAAAAGGATATGCCTTTTAATGCTTTGTTCCTTTACTGCAATTCACAGGGGATGTTGGctgtttttcaaattaaaaagagaaaactgagaagGGTAGAATTTCAAGTTCCATTTTCAAAGGAGACACAGATAAGTGAGAATAAAAACTGTCTACGACAATCAGCTCAACAACACGTCTCCCTTTGTAAGACAGACAGAATCTAACAAGCAACTTCACAGTTAAGTGACAGGGCTTGTCACTCTTCAGCAGTTTGCTGAGTTTTAACCCTTTCACTATGGTGTTCTCTCCATTATTACAGAGAAAGGCAGATGGGAGCCTCTCCCAGCGAAACGACTACAGCTTGTGTCCTTCACAGGAGAAAATAGTGATGGCTCCAGAACTTTTATATGAAGGAACTTAGCACAGCTATCAGAGTGGATGGTGGTGGGAGGGCTAGCAGGAAACTAGTAAACAACTACAAGCTGCCCCTTCAGGGAAAGTTTCTACTTGGGATATAAGTTACAGattaatgaaaatagaaagaTTTCCCAAAGATACTTATTCTCATGTTTTATAAAAGATCAGGGAAACGTCAGCTGTCCACTTAACGGATGACGATAATGAATTGAGTTCGATAGGCGGCAGGCACAACTAAAAGCCAAACTCGACCTACGTCTTATGAAATTCTACTTAATGAGCTTTCTTGACCACTGCTAGCCTCACTTATCTGGCAGGAGTCGAAGGAGGGGAAGCCCCAAGCTCTTCTGTTCCACCACCTCCAAAGTCCTGAGCCCCTTCTCAAGTGTCCCACTTCATCACTGCTTCCTTTCGTCCCGTGGGActaagcattcctcctgccttcaCTCTCACCACTTGCTGTCCCTCAAGACTGCGACTCACCCCTTTCCAAGCGCGGTGAACCGTCCACAAAGCACACGAGGCCGGTTGCGCTCTGCAGAAAGCCCACGCTCGCCAGCGGGACCCAAGGAACGCTAGAACTATACGTCCCAGAACACTTAGCTTTGTTTTTAACTACTGTGCAGCCGCAAAAGGGAAATACCGGCTCAGGACCCAGGGGAGTTGTAGTTCTCTAATCCAAAGAAATCATTATTCGGCAAAGTACGCTTTTCAGGGGGATATACCCCGCGACTGCGTTCCTGTAGGATGTGAGACAAAGAGAATAAATATCCCAGGATTGGGTGCTGGTGGGAAAATTTGCTGGAAGCGCAGCATTGGTTACCAATTTTGTGCTCAACCGCTCAGTACCAGGGTGAAAGTGGAGCCGCAATCTCCCTTGGAACACGTCAGTCTCCATCTCTAAGGCTCCCGAGACACGGTTCGCAATTAATTATGACGTCACAGCCAATCGTCAGCGCTAAAGCCTGACGCTCTAGCCGGCTCTATCTCGCTGCCCCGCCGCGGGCGCAGAGCTGGTGCCCTAGTCCACGGAGTTGATTAACTCCTCTCGCCGGCCCCTGGAAAGGGTTCCAAGTCCTTTAGTACCCGACGCTGTCTGGTAATTCCGGGCGTTTCGGCTCCTTGGTCGCAGAGGCAGGAGGCGTGCGTGGGAGGAGGGCTCGGGTTATATACTCCTAGGTCCTGGGACAGAATAGTTACGACCTCTGGGACAGGAACTCTTCTTTTGTTAATAAACTTCCAACTCCCTCCTCAGACCTGACCGCATGTCTGTCATGGACCTCGCCAGTACTTGCTCCAGCTTTCAGTCGGACTTGGATTTCTGTTCGGATTGCGGCTCGGTCCTGCCTCTGCCCGGGGCTCAGGATACGGTCACCTGTACTCGCTGTGGCTTCAACATCAACGTTCGGGGTGAGAGGCTTGTACTCAGGGGTCCTGGCGGAGGGCCCAGGGTCGGAAGCTTGGGGAACTCAAGATCGGTTGGGTTGAGGAGGGGATCCTAGAGCAGGACAACAGGCAGTTGTACATTTGGTCTAGCGATGAAAACTGAGGGAAAGGATGTAGGGCCTCCTGGCCTAACCAGCCAGGGGAAAGGGGAAGTTTCCGGTGTCAGCTCTCTCTGGTTGTCTCCATAACCAGTTCTTACTTGCCTGTGCAGACTTTGAGGGGAAGGTTGTGAAGACTTCAGTTGTGTTCCACCAACTGGGGACAGCCATGCCTATGTCGGTGGAGGAAGGGCCTGAGTGCCAGGGACCTGTGGTAAGTTAATGAAATCAAGAACTGGCTCCATAAGGTGGGCAGGAAAGAAATGGAGGAGTGATTGCAAAGCTCTGGAGAGTTTTGTGCCCAACTCCAAGAGGGAAAAGAGATGTAAAGCATCGATGTTTGAGAGGCGTGATCGCCTGATTCCTGTGGGAAGTAAGCGGATATGACCAGGCCTCCCTAATCCACCAGTTTCTTCCCAGGTTGACAGGCGCTGCCCTCGATGTGGTCATGAAGGAATGGCGTACCACACCAGACAGATGCGTTCAGCCGATGAAGGGCAAACTGTCTTCTACACCTGTACCAACTGCAAGTGGGTAtcctttcccctccctctgcTCAGTCTGTTTGCTAACTAAACAAAtccagtgatttatttttttgtactaaATGGCCGTTTCCCTTGGTCccatcccttatttctgtgcagTTCTGGTAATAGGGAGATTtgtagttgttttttatttttttaagttacactTTTTTAACCCTTTTTATTACCAGTGAAATAAaccttttaggattttttttttgacagggtgtcactctgtcacctagcctggagtgcagtgaggcaatcttggctcactgcaacctccacctcctgggctcaggtaatcctcccacctcagcctccaaagtagttgggaccacagacacatgccaccacgcctggctttttttttttttttttttttttttgtatttttagtagagatggggtttctctaagtttcccaggctggtcttgaacttctgagctcaagtgatccccccacctcagcatcccaaagtgctgggattacaggcattaccACCTGAACTACTTTTaggatatttaaaaagaaatgaagaaaaaaaacaacaacataagaAGCAGGTATTGTTTAGTGGTCAGCATCTTATACTGCAGTCTTCAACCGCAGTCAAGGTAGCTTTCTTTGGAGAGAATTAGTCACACATGGTTTAGAGAACATGGGCtttctgaatgcttttaagacctcatttttgtctttggtgTTCTGCAGTCACTATAGTATATcaaaatatgattttcttttattctgtttgagATTTGTTGGACTTTCTGAAACTgagagtggatttttttttcatcaaccTTGGAAAATTATCAGCCATCATCTCTTTTAATAGTCTCTTTCCCCCATATTCTCAGTCTTCACATTCTGGACCTCGAATTAGTTACTAGTAAGAGGTTTCTCTCTTCTGTCCTCCATTTCTCTCACCtccttttcatattttcaattgcttttctttttatgccACCTTCTGAGTAATTTCTTCAGGTCCCTCTTCCATGTCACTAATTCTGTCTTCAGTTTATttcaagtattattattttttactattgttatta is a genomic window of Pongo pygmaeus isolate AG05252 chromosome 5, NHGRI_mPonPyg2-v2.0_pri, whole genome shotgun sequence containing:
- the POLR1H gene encoding DNA-directed RNA polymerase I subunit RPA12, whose protein sequence is MSVMDLASTCSSFQSDLDFCSDCGSVLPLPGAQDTVTCTRCGFNINVRDFEGKVVKTSVVFHQLGTAMPMSVEEGPECQGPVVDRRCPRCGHEGMAYHTRQMRSADEGQTVFYTCTNCKFQEKEDS